The genomic interval GCTGACCGTAATCTAGGACTATTGATGTTGTTTGGGTGCTTAACAGCTGTATTTTTAGGTGGTTCTTCTACTATTGGGACTTCACAGTTAGGCTATGAAATGGGGCTTTCAGGTTTCTGGTTTGTATTTTCACTGGGTGTTGGTATTACGATATTTGGCTTGTTTTTGCTTGATCGTATTATGGATTTACAAGTGATCACGATTAGTGAACTGTTATATCGGTTGTTTGGTCATCGTGTGAGAGTGATGGGTGCAGTCGTTACAGCAATGTATACCCTTATGATTTGTGTGACACAAGTGATTGCGATGGGTGCGGTCGTGTCTCAAATTTTTCATTGGCCTATGATGACAGCCATTCTTGTTGGTGGGAGTATTGTCTTTGTATATACGATTCTAGGAGGCATGTGGACGCTCTCGATTACTGACGTCATTCAATTTTTAGTGATGACCATAGGCATGTTTTGTATTATGTTGCCGATGAGTTTACATAGCGTTGGTGGATTGACGATGTTATTTGAACAAATGCCAACGTCACATTTAAGCTTTTTCAATATCGGTTTTGGGGAAATTGTGAATTACTTTGTGACGTATACATTAGGCGTCATGGTCGGACAAGATATTTGGCAACGTTTCTTTACAGGGAAGACGAAGCGTATCTCAAAAACGTCAGGAGTGCTGGTAGGTTTATATAGCGCGCTCTATTCTATTGTGATGGTCATTGTCGGCATGTGTGCGTATGTATTATTTCCAAATATCCAAAATACGCAAAATGTTTTCGCACATATGGCTTTTGAAATATTACCGAACGGCTTGCTAGGGATTGTGTTTGCAGCTTTAATTGCGGCGATTATGTCTACAGCTTCAGGGACATTACTCGCATCAGCAACAATCATTTCAAATGACTTGTTGAAGCCTTATGTTTTCAAAAATATGGAAGATCATCAATTTTTAGGGCTGACACGATTGACTACGTTCATTCTTGCAGTCATTGCCATTGTCATTTCGATTTGGGTGAAAGAAGTTCTCATTGCGATAGATATTGCCTATGCGATTTTGACAGGAGGTATTTTTATGCCGGTCGTTTTAGGATTATTCATGAAGCGCATTACACCGCAAGCGGCATTTTACGCAATCATCGCAAGTGTGATGGTCATTTTTATCGGTATCGGTATTGCAGGACCACAATCTACTGCGACAATATTTTACGCTATACTTGTTAATGCTATAATATTAATCATCATGTCTCAATTTCAGCGTAAAAAAGAAGCATAAAATGTGGCATTTATGTCATCTATATTACACCATACAGCATCCAAGATTGATGATGACAAAGGGGGTATCTATGAAATGGAATTATTAAACAAATATATTAAAGACATTGAAGTACCTGGAACACGTCAGTTTGCGAATAAAGTTGATCAATACCCGAACTGTTTAGATTTAACGCTCGGGCAGTCTGACTTCCCAGTTGCTTCATATGTGCAAGACGCAATGATTCAGGCGATTCAAGAGGGACGATTGAAATATACACACAATAAAGGATTATTGGAGTTACGTACAGCGATTTCAGAATATACAGCCGAACGATTCGGCGTGACATATGATCCTGAAACAGAAATTGTCGTGACTAATGGGGCTTCAGAAGGGATCGATGACATTTTAAGAACGATTTTAAATCCAGGAGAAGAAGTCATCTTGCCGGGACCAACATATTTAGGATATGAGCCGATTGTAAAACTCCAAGGTGCAGAAGTGAAATGGATAGATACATCACATACAGGTTTTGTACCGACTGCTGATGCGATTAAGGGGGCCATCACACCTCAAACGAAAGCGATTATGTTCAATTATCCGACCAATCCAACCGGTACGACATTGTCATATGAAAATATTGCGGAAATTGTAGCAGTATTGAAAGAGACGGATATTTTCATTATTACGGATGAAATTTATAGTGAAAATGTGTTTGAAGGACGTCATCGTTCTTTTATGGAGTTTCCTGAGATTCGCAAGCAACTGTTTGTCGTGAATGGTTTATCGAAATCACATGCGATGACAGGTGCACGTGTCGGTTATGTGCTCTCGACACCTGAATGGATTGAAGAAGTGACGACCGTACATTTATATAATTCAATTTGTGTGGCGACACCAAGTCAATACGGTGCGATTCGTGCATTAAAAGAAGGGGCTGCAGATATTGAAAAGATGAATGCCGCTTATCGTGAACGTCGTGATTATATATATCAACGTTTAACAGCTATGGGATTACCGGTCATGTTGCCACAAGGGACATTTTACATTTTTCCTGATGTGTCGGCGTACGATCAAGATTCGTTTCGTTTTTGCAATCAATTGTTAGAACGTGAACAGTTGGCCATCGTACCAGGCAAGTCATTTTCTGATTTTGCGGAAGGATACGTGCGTTTATCCTTTGCATGTGACATGCCAACAATAGAAGAAGCGTGTAACCGATTGGAACGTTTCTTATCCTATTATCAAGCATAATAATCAGTGAACTACTCACCACTTAGCTAAAACATAAAGGTTCTTAACGCTTGAAGTGGGAGCTTCTTGGGAATAGAGCGTACTTGTAAGTGTATTTCTTTACTAACAGAGGTTTCTCTTATTGACCAAGCTATCCCCGTAGACCCTACGGTTATCGGTCTTTTCTAAGCTAATGTTTGCATTCGTAGCCCTTCGGTCAAAATATTGATGCTCGCGTTTATATCTCGGTCATGGTGAGCATGGCAAATAGGACAAGACCATTCTCGAATTTTGAGATTTTTCTTGCCATCATTATGTCCGCAGTCTGAACAGACTTGACTTGATGGAAACCATTTATCAATCTTGACTATTTCATGTCCATACCAGTCAGCTTTGTATTGTAGCTTAATCACAAAGCTAGACCATGACACATCAGAAATGCTTTTAGCCAGTTTATGATTTCGCAACATACCTTTTGTGTTTAAGTCTTCAATACAGATAATATCGTGATTTTTGATAATCTCTGTACTCAACTTGTTTAGAAAGTCAGTGCGTTGATTCATTACCTTTTCATGTAGTCGTGCAACTTTCTGTTTTTGTTTCTGGTAGTTTTTGGCTTCAAAGAGATTGATACCCTTCTTTTTGGCTAACAGGGCACGTCTCGACAACTTACGTTGTTCACGTTTTAGTTTCTGTGCCATTTTCGAAGTGAACTTATTATTATCAATCTTTTGACCGTCAGAAAAAATGGCAAAATGAGTGATTCCAAGGTCAATTCCAATTGCAGAATTAGTTTTAGGAAACTCGACAACTTCTTCTTTGCACAATAAAGAAACATAGTATTTACCGCTTGAACGGCGTGATATTGTAGCTGATTTGATAATACCTTTAGGTTGTCTATGAAGCTTTATTTTAACTGATGACTTCAACTTAGGAACTTTGATGAATTTATTATCAATCAAGGATATTGTGCCATTTTGATTATTAGTGGTATAGCTTTGAACGGGATTCTTCTTACTTTTGAACCGAGGAAATCCAACAGATTTATCTCTAAAGAAATTCTTATATGCCTTGTCTAAATTGAGTTGTGCATTAGCCAAGGCAAGGCTATCTACTTCCTTCAAAAATGGAAATTCATTCTTATATTTAGCTGGTGTCGGGAACTTCATTTTTTTAGAAGAAACATTCTTAGTTTCTTCATAAGCTTTCATTCGATCATCAAGCATTAGATTGTAGACCTTACGGACACAACCGAAAGACTTAGCGAAGAAAATTTTTTGTTCTTCAGTTGGATAGATTCTAAATTTATATGCTTTGAGTCGTTCCATAAGCTACGCACCTCTCTATTTATGATTATAACCTTGATTCTGAATATATTTTTTTATAACGTCAATTGGTGCGCCACCAGTTGTCAAAAGGCAAAAACTTCTAGACCAAAACATTTCTTTCCAAAGAAACTGTCTTACTTTTGGAAAGTCGCGTTTTATCAAACGCGAACTGGCACTTTTATAGGCATTGATAAATTTTGTCAATTCTGTTTTTGGTTGTGCTTTGAACATAATATGAACATGGTCTTTATCCTGATTCCACTCAACTAGAGTAATATGATAAGACGCTGCAATTCGTACAAAAGTTGTTTTAGCAAATTCAGAAATTTTATCATCAATCACATGTCTACGGTATTTAGTAACCAACACAAGATGATAATAGAGAAGAAACACCGAATGATTATTAGTATCTAATTTCATGTTATATCAACTCACTTCTTATATAGACTGATTATAACATAGAACAAAATAAAAAGGCGATGAGCCTTGCGTGTCGGTTTTCGAGTTACCAACGGTAACCCTCATACCGAACGGCATTCATCACCCACCTATAGAGGATGGGAGACTTCTGCCTGAATTAAGTTAAAAGGCAAGAAGACGAACGAAGTGATAGGATGAATAAGCGAACGACACGTCAATAAATCGAAGCGGGAGACATTTCAGTAGGTATCGAATTAGGTTCGACGCGCATTAAAACAGTCGCCATTGATTCGATGACACGCACGATTGCAACTGGGCATTATGAATGGGAACAACAACTGACTGACGGATATTGGTCCTATGATTTAGATGAAGTTTGGCAAGGGATTCGAGAGAGTTTTCGTTTGATGAACCGGGAAATAAAAGTGACGTATGGGGTGGAATTCACGCACATTGCAAGTTTAGGGATTAGTGGGATGATGCACGGTTATTTAGCATTTGATGCACAAGAAAGACTGCTTGTCCCTTTTCGGACGTGGCGTAATAATACAGCACGTGAAGCCGGAGAACAGTTACGAGAAGCATTTCAGTTAAATATTCCTGAGCGTTGGAGTATTGTGCATTATTATGAAAGTGTATCAAGACAAGAAGAAACTCGTTTCAAAAACCCCCTCAAAAAAGATGCTCTTTTCTCTTTTCAATATATATATTATTATGGCTGGACTGCGCCTTGCCTAATAAATACTTTTTCTGTGTCCAATAGACAAAGCAAGTATTATCAGTTCACTATCTTGTATATCACAGATAATTCGATAATCACCCACTCTATACCGCCATTCTCTGCTTCGGTTTGCCGTAAGTCCTTTGCCCTTTATTCTTGGGTTTTCACAGTTTTCCAAATTGTTCGCTATCCAAGTCAAAATCAGCTTTTGTCTGCCTTTGTCAAGCTTGCTTAATTGTTTTAATACCTTATCACTATACTGTAACGTGTACATCATTCAATACCTAACAGTCTACATACCTCTGCGTGAGAATAGATGACTGGGTTCTTGTTGTATTCTTCTAAAGACTCACGATATACGGCAAGGTCATATTCACCTTCGATTTTTTCAAAAACAGCATTTCTAAACAGTTCGGACAGCGTCATATTGTTTGTTTTTGCATAAGACTTAAATAATTGCTCATCTTGAGTGTTTAATCTTACTGAAATAGCCATAGTAATCGCTCCTTTCTTTGTGTAATACATTGTAATACATTTTTATAAAAACTTCAATCCTTCTTTTCAATGCCCTTATTTGACGTTTCAATGCGTTTTAAGCGCTTATAAGCCTTTTTTATTTGAACACTCTTATACTTTAACGGTAAGTATCATTTTCAATGCGATTTTTACTTTTTTAATCACTGTGATAATGGGCTTATATATGATTCGAAAGTTGATATTGACATTTGGTGACAGTAAAAAAACATACATTTTTGGAGCGATGGGAGGCATTCTGATATTTGGT from Staphylococcus sp. MI 10-1553 carries:
- a CDS encoding sodium:solute symporter family protein: MRTIDFLVFIVYFAALISVGIIGVLKAKSSEKYMVADRNLGLLMLFGCLTAVFLGGSSTIGTSQLGYEMGLSGFWFVFSLGVGITIFGLFLLDRIMDLQVITISELLYRLFGHRVRVMGAVVTAMYTLMICVTQVIAMGAVVSQIFHWPMMTAILVGGSIVFVYTILGGMWTLSITDVIQFLVMTIGMFCIMLPMSLHSVGGLTMLFEQMPTSHLSFFNIGFGEIVNYFVTYTLGVMVGQDIWQRFFTGKTKRISKTSGVLVGLYSALYSIVMVIVGMCAYVLFPNIQNTQNVFAHMAFEILPNGLLGIVFAALIAAIMSTASGTLLASATIISNDLLKPYVFKNMEDHQFLGLTRLTTFILAVIAIVISIWVKEVLIAIDIAYAILTGGIFMPVVLGLFMKRITPQAAFYAIIASVMVIFIGIGIAGPQSTATIFYAILVNAIILIIMSQFQRKKEA
- a CDS encoding aminotransferase class I/II-fold pyridoxal phosphate-dependent enzyme — encoded protein: MELLNKYIKDIEVPGTRQFANKVDQYPNCLDLTLGQSDFPVASYVQDAMIQAIQEGRLKYTHNKGLLELRTAISEYTAERFGVTYDPETEIVVTNGASEGIDDILRTILNPGEEVILPGPTYLGYEPIVKLQGAEVKWIDTSHTGFVPTADAIKGAITPQTKAIMFNYPTNPTGTTLSYENIAEIVAVLKETDIFIITDEIYSENVFEGRHRSFMEFPEIRKQLFVVNGLSKSHAMTGARVGYVLSTPEWIEEVTTVHLYNSICVATPSQYGAIRALKEGAADIEKMNAAYRERRDYIYQRLTAMGLPVMLPQGTFYIFPDVSAYDQDSFRFCNQLLEREQLAIVPGKSFSDFAEGYVRLSFACDMPTIEEACNRLERFLSYYQA
- the tnpB gene encoding IS200/IS605 family element RNA-guided endonuclease TnpB; translated protein: MERLKAYKFRIYPTEEQKIFFAKSFGCVRKVYNLMLDDRMKAYEETKNVSSKKMKFPTPAKYKNEFPFLKEVDSLALANAQLNLDKAYKNFFRDKSVGFPRFKSKKNPVQSYTTNNQNGTISLIDNKFIKVPKLKSSVKIKLHRQPKGIIKSATISRRSSGKYYVSLLCKEEVVEFPKTNSAIGIDLGITHFAIFSDGQKIDNNKFTSKMAQKLKREQRKLSRRALLAKKKGINLFEAKNYQKQKQKVARLHEKVMNQRTDFLNKLSTEIIKNHDIICIEDLNTKGMLRNHKLAKSISDVSWSSFVIKLQYKADWYGHEIVKIDKWFPSSQVCSDCGHNDGKKNLKIREWSCPICHAHHDRDINASINILTEGLRMQTLA
- the tnpA gene encoding IS200/IS605 family transposase; translation: MKLDTNNHSVFLLYYHLVLVTKYRRHVIDDKISEFAKTTFVRIAASYHITLVEWNQDKDHVHIMFKAQPKTELTKFINAYKSASSRLIKRDFPKVRQFLWKEMFWSRSFCLLTTGGAPIDVIKKYIQNQGYNHK
- a CDS encoding type II toxin-antitoxin system RelE family toxin — translated: MMYTLQYSDKVLKQLSKLDKGRQKLILTWIANNLENCENPRIKGKGLTANRSREWRYRVGDYRIICDIQDSELIILALSIGHRKSIY
- the relB gene encoding type II toxin-antitoxin system RelB family antitoxin; the protein is MAISVRLNTQDEQLFKSYAKTNNMTLSELFRNAVFEKIEGEYDLAVYRESLEEYNKNPVIYSHAEVCRLLGIE